From Zingiber officinale cultivar Zhangliang chromosome 5B, Zo_v1.1, whole genome shotgun sequence, the proteins below share one genomic window:
- the LOC121986542 gene encoding uncharacterized protein LOC121986542 produces MSTLPIPCLADLKYGNWSIQMSVLLESEGLWDSVERGYKVPQERVDQMEAQRTTMVEQKRKDKKTLFFIYKALDEATFEKVAEATTSKNAWEILQVAYKGDKRAKSIRLQILRGEFKSLEMKESKSVLDYFTRVLVIVNQLRRNGDDIEDSRVLEKILRSLEPKYAYVVVVIKESKDVKEMKVQELLSSLQAHEARMQRKQREPME; encoded by the coding sequence gtcgACGCTTCCTATCCCTTGTCTTGCTGATTTGAAGTATGGTAATTGGAGTATCCAAATGAGTGTCTTACTGGAGAGTGAAGGCTTGTGGGATAGTGTTGAAAGAGGCTATAAAGTGCCTCAAGAAAGAGTCGACCAAATGGAGGCACAGAGGACGACAATGGTAGAACAAAAGAGAAAAGATAAGAAAACTCTTTTCTTTATCTATAAAGCTCTTGATGAAGCTACTTTTGAGAAAGTAGCCGAAGCTACAACTTCCAAAAATGCATGGGAGATCCTACAAGTAGCATACAAAGGTGATAAAAGAGCAAAAAGTATTCGCCTTCAAATCCTGAGAGGGGAATTTAAATCGTTGGAGATGAAAGAGTCAAAAAGTGTATTAGACTACTTTACAAGGGTATTGGTTATTGTCAACCAATTGAGAAGAAATGGCGACGACATTGAAGATAGCCGCGTCTTAGAGAAAATTCTACGCTCGTTGGAGCCAAAGTATGCCTATGTAGTTGTGGTCATAAAAGAATCAAAAGATGTGAAAGAAATGAAGGTGCAAGAACTTTTAAGCTCCCTACAAGCTCATGAAGCAAGAATGCAAAGAAAACAGAGAGAGCCTATGGAGTAG